From the Vibrio vulnificus CMCP6 genome, one window contains:
- a CDS encoding glycoside hydrolase family 88 protein, which produces MSEAITLRPLPRALDEEKVVNHLSTVVAAIKRNIPKIGERNPKIGTANNQWEYCGQFDWVSSFWTGELWLCYQMTAEQSFKNSAKLRKRYFADMLLDPFWLDHDLGFQYSLSCVADYKLTGDEESKMMAIRAADHLIHRFRKIGGYIVAWNDTHPLGPEITQGKSIIDSLQNTALLFWASQVTGSPVYAQAATRHSETLAKHIVREDFSTYHSFNFHPVTQQPIKGETFQGFADDSCWARGQSWAIHGFAQTYLYTKDEQFLTLAKKLARYAVEQITDDGVPVWDYSLPADEIQYKDSSAGAITAAGLLLIAQCIDDAEEAKQYRDWGLYLLQGLMQSCDLTADEQALGLLAHGASFVKVGLCDNMLPYGDYYYLEALMRANGYQSFFW; this is translated from the coding sequence ATGAGTGAAGCGATCACGCTGCGTCCATTGCCAAGGGCGCTAGACGAAGAAAAAGTAGTCAACCATTTATCCACGGTGGTGGCAGCGATTAAACGAAACATTCCAAAGATTGGAGAACGTAACCCCAAGATCGGTACGGCGAACAATCAGTGGGAGTACTGTGGCCAGTTCGATTGGGTTTCTTCATTTTGGACAGGCGAGTTGTGGCTGTGCTATCAAATGACGGCTGAGCAATCGTTCAAAAACAGCGCCAAGCTGCGTAAACGTTACTTTGCAGACATGCTGCTGGACCCGTTTTGGTTGGATCACGATCTGGGTTTCCAATACAGTTTGAGCTGCGTGGCGGATTACAAGCTGACTGGTGATGAAGAGTCGAAAATGATGGCGATTCGCGCGGCCGATCATCTGATTCATCGCTTTAGAAAAATTGGTGGTTACATTGTGGCGTGGAATGATACCCATCCGCTCGGCCCTGAAATTACGCAAGGTAAATCGATCATCGACTCGCTGCAAAATACCGCTTTGTTGTTCTGGGCATCGCAAGTGACCGGTTCTCCGGTTTATGCACAAGCGGCCACGCGCCACAGCGAAACCTTGGCGAAACATATTGTGCGTGAGGATTTCTCCACCTATCACTCGTTTAACTTCCACCCTGTGACTCAGCAGCCAATCAAAGGCGAGACCTTCCAAGGTTTTGCGGATGATTCGTGCTGGGCGCGCGGCCAATCTTGGGCGATTCACGGCTTTGCACAAACCTATCTTTACACCAAAGATGAACAGTTTTTGACTCTGGCGAAAAAGCTCGCGCGCTATGCGGTAGAGCAGATCACCGATGATGGTGTTCCCGTATGGGATTACTCGTTGCCCGCGGATGAGATCCAGTACAAAGACAGCTCAGCCGGTGCGATTACCGCGGCGGGCTTGCTGCTGATTGCGCAGTGCATTGACGATGCCGAAGAGGCCAAGCAATACCGCGATTGGGGCTTGTATCTACTGCAAGGCTTAATGCAGAGCTGCGATTTAACCGCCGATGAGCAAGCCCTTGGGCTTTTGGCGCACGGCGCGTCGTTTGTCAAAGTGGGTTTGTGCGACAACATGTTGCCCTACGGCGATTACTACTATCTAGAAGCCCTAATGCGCGCTAACGGCTACCAGAGCTTCTTCTGGTAA
- the kduD gene encoding 2-dehydro-3-deoxy-D-gluconate 5-dehydrogenase KduD codes for MILEAFNLDGKVALVTGCNTGLGKGMAVALAQAGCDIVGVNYAGPDETPALIEATGRRFYSIVADLSDASVIASVVDRAVTQAGRIDILVNNAGIIRREDAINFSEQDWDDVMNLNAKSVFFLAQAVARQFQAQQSGGKIINIASMLSFQGGIRVPSYTASKSAVMGITRLLANEWASQGINVNAIAPGYMATNNTAALRADAERNQAILERIPAQRWGLPSDLAGPVVFLASSASDYVNGYTIAVDGGWLAR; via the coding sequence ATGATTTTAGAGGCGTTCAATTTAGACGGTAAGGTGGCGCTTGTCACAGGGTGCAATACAGGTCTTGGTAAAGGCATGGCAGTGGCGCTGGCGCAAGCGGGTTGTGACATTGTTGGCGTGAACTACGCTGGGCCGGATGAAACCCCCGCATTGATAGAAGCCACAGGCCGCCGTTTTTACTCGATTGTGGCGGATCTCAGTGATGCCTCTGTGATTGCATCCGTAGTTGATCGTGCGGTTACCCAAGCAGGACGCATCGATATTCTGGTCAACAACGCGGGCATTATCCGTCGTGAAGATGCGATCAACTTCAGTGAGCAAGATTGGGATGACGTGATGAACCTCAACGCCAAGAGCGTGTTCTTCTTAGCTCAAGCGGTGGCTCGCCAGTTTCAAGCGCAGCAGTCTGGCGGCAAGATCATCAACATCGCTTCGATGCTCTCGTTCCAAGGCGGCATTCGTGTTCCCTCGTATACTGCGTCGAAAAGTGCCGTGATGGGCATCACTCGTTTGCTGGCTAACGAGTGGGCATCGCAGGGGATCAATGTCAATGCCATTGCTCCAGGCTATATGGCCACCAATAACACGGCGGCGCTCAGAGCCGATGCTGAACGCAATCAAGCGATTTTAGAACGCATTCCGGCGCAGCGTTGGGGATTACCCAGTGATCTTGCTGGCCCTGTCGTGTTCTTGGCATCGTCCGCTTCTGACTATGTAAATGGTTACACCATCGCTGTTGATGGTGGTTGGTTAGCCCGTTAG
- a CDS encoding UDP-glucose--hexose-1-phosphate uridylyltransferase, with amino-acid sequence MSHVFDVAEHPHRRYNPLMGEWVLVSPHRAKRPWQGQQETLNVESLPSYEKTCFLCPTNTRISGDVNPDYQGTFVFKNDFAALTEHTPDSPVSDDPLFQLHSAKGESRVICFSPDHSRTLPELALEEIEQVITTWMTQTEELGQRYPWVQVFENKGESMGCSQPHPHGQIWANSFIPTIVEKKDHHQQRYFEQHRSPLLLDYIERELASGERIVVESDFWVALVPYWAAWPFETLLLPKVKLSRLTELTDELKADLAKVIKQLTIKYDNLFQCSFPYSMGWHGAPFVAGEPEAYWQVHASFLPPLLRSATVRKFMVGYEMLAESQRDLTPEQAAERLRNAADIHYKQGHDKQS; translated from the coding sequence ATGTCTCACGTATTTGATGTCGCCGAGCATCCACATCGTCGTTATAACCCCTTGATGGGGGAATGGGTGCTGGTGTCACCACACCGAGCGAAAAGACCTTGGCAAGGTCAACAAGAAACCCTCAATGTTGAGTCATTGCCCAGCTATGAAAAAACCTGTTTTTTGTGCCCGACCAACACGCGCATTAGCGGTGATGTCAACCCGGATTACCAAGGCACCTTTGTCTTTAAAAACGATTTTGCGGCGCTGACCGAGCACACGCCGGATTCTCCGGTGAGTGACGACCCGCTGTTCCAACTGCACAGCGCCAAAGGGGAGAGCCGAGTGATCTGTTTTTCACCGGATCACAGCCGCACCTTGCCAGAACTGGCGCTGGAAGAAATTGAGCAAGTCATCACCACATGGATGACGCAAACGGAAGAGCTTGGCCAGCGTTACCCTTGGGTTCAGGTGTTTGAGAACAAAGGCGAAAGCATGGGCTGCTCTCAGCCCCATCCTCATGGGCAGATCTGGGCTAACAGCTTTATTCCCACTATTGTGGAGAAAAAAGATCATCATCAGCAGCGTTATTTTGAACAGCATCGCTCTCCGTTATTACTCGACTACATTGAGCGTGAGTTAGCAAGCGGTGAGCGCATCGTCGTAGAAAGTGACTTTTGGGTAGCATTAGTACCGTATTGGGCGGCGTGGCCATTTGAAACGCTGCTGTTACCGAAAGTGAAACTGAGCCGGTTGACCGAGTTGACCGATGAGTTAAAAGCGGATCTTGCGAAAGTCATCAAACAGCTCACCATTAAATATGACAACCTTTTCCAGTGCTCTTTCCCTTATTCCATGGGCTGGCACGGCGCACCCTTTGTGGCCGGGGAGCCGGAAGCTTATTGGCAAGTGCACGCGAGTTTTCTCCCCCCTCTACTGCGTAGCGCAACGGTGCGCAAATTCATGGTGGGATACGAGATGTTGGCGGAAAGCCAACGCGATCTCACTCCAGAGCAAGCGGCCGAGCGGCTGCGCAATGCAGCCGACATTCACTACAAGCAAGGTCACGACAAGCAAAGTTGA
- the galE gene encoding UDP-glucose 4-epimerase GalE, with the protein MKVLVTGGCGYIGSHACVALVRAGHQPIVLDNFSNSHPNVVARIETLIGQPLVVYQGDIRDRLVLDAIFDQHEIGAVMHFAGLKAVGESVEKPLEYYDNNLAGTLNLLAAMRVAHVYRLIFSSSATVYGDPKTVPITEAAPTGATTNPYGTSKHMVERCLSDFSAANPDWSITLLRYFNPIGAHPSGLIGEDPSGIPNNLMPFITQVAIGRRERLSIFGDDYPTADGTGVRDYIHVQDLVEGHVAALEKRGNVRGLHTYNLGTGNGVSVLQMVAAMNRVLGRELPVRIEPRRAGDIAQCFAQADKAAQELGWKAQHDLTDMVEHSWHWQQRNPNGYQS; encoded by the coding sequence ATGAAAGTACTTGTGACGGGGGGCTGTGGCTACATTGGCAGTCACGCTTGTGTCGCTTTGGTCCGCGCGGGGCATCAGCCGATCGTGCTGGATAACTTCAGTAACAGCCACCCCAATGTGGTGGCACGAATCGAAACGTTGATTGGTCAACCGTTGGTGGTGTATCAGGGCGACATTCGTGACCGACTGGTGCTGGATGCTATTTTTGATCAACACGAGATTGGCGCCGTGATGCATTTTGCTGGCTTAAAAGCGGTCGGGGAGTCGGTCGAAAAACCGCTGGAGTATTACGACAACAACCTGGCCGGGACGCTGAACTTGCTTGCCGCGATGCGTGTGGCGCATGTTTATCGGTTGATTTTCAGCTCATCGGCCACCGTCTATGGCGACCCCAAAACCGTGCCCATTACGGAGGCGGCCCCAACGGGTGCCACCACCAATCCTTACGGCACCAGCAAACATATGGTGGAACGCTGCTTAAGCGATTTTTCCGCCGCCAACCCCGACTGGAGCATTACCTTACTGCGCTATTTTAACCCTATCGGTGCGCACCCCAGCGGCTTGATTGGCGAAGACCCAAGCGGCATACCGAACAATCTGATGCCCTTCATTACTCAAGTGGCGATTGGTCGCCGTGAGAGATTGTCGATTTTTGGCGACGATTACCCAACAGCGGATGGCACCGGCGTGCGCGACTACATTCATGTGCAAGATCTGGTGGAAGGGCACGTGGCGGCACTGGAAAAGCGGGGGAATGTCCGCGGTCTGCACACATACAATTTAGGTACTGGAAATGGGGTGAGTGTGTTGCAGATGGTGGCCGCGATGAACCGAGTGTTGGGGCGCGAACTGCCAGTACGCATTGAGCCACGCAGAGCCGGTGATATTGCCCAATGTTTTGCCCAAGCCGACAAGGCCGCGCAGGAACTGGGCTGGAAAGCACAGCACGATTTAACGGATATGGTTGAGCACAGTTGGCACTGGCAGCAGCGCAATCCAAACGGTTACCAATCTTAG
- a CDS encoding SulP family inorganic anion transporter: MRAVKHRQLSLLFPFLKWLPSVNAQSLQADFWAGLTGAIIVLPQGIAYAMIAGLPAEFGLYTAIIPAILASLFGSSHHLISGPTAALSVIVFTTVSQFAEPSTPLYIQLCFTLTLCAGVIQLLFGLLRFGAVVNFVSHSVVLGFTAGAAIVIGVSQLKHVLGLQYNSGETAIENLLLLGSHAVHFNAKELSVGMVTILVCIMCKRIWPKLPHMLLATLASMAFALWMNQAGYPVLMVSEVSSSSLSLSSPFAGLSHVEPMLGGIVAVAMLGLVEAISISRSVALKSRQSLDSNQEFVGQGLSNIVGSFFSCYVSSGSFTRSGVNYSSGAKTPLAAVFAALLLLVIMLLLAPYAAYIPIAGMGGLLLVVAWYLVDVHHITTIVKHDKKEAVVLVATCLAALFLHLELSIYVGVGASLFFYLRKTSRPAIERLSHDELNLEQQDDIAVIRINGSIFFGCVQYLHQEMQNVSAKHLIILGRGINFIDHLGVQMLDDYVSTSGRHVYFCRFKASAKASLLNGATSVREEHFSERLTPLLTLICKG, from the coding sequence ATGCGCGCTGTGAAACACCGCCAACTATCGCTGCTTTTTCCCTTTTTAAAGTGGTTACCAAGCGTCAACGCTCAATCTTTGCAAGCCGATTTTTGGGCTGGCCTGACTGGGGCGATTATTGTTCTGCCGCAAGGGATTGCTTATGCGATGATTGCAGGATTGCCTGCGGAATTTGGTTTGTACACCGCCATCATTCCGGCGATTTTGGCCTCATTGTTTGGTTCTTCCCATCATCTTATTTCTGGCCCAACGGCGGCACTTTCGGTGATCGTCTTTACCACGGTTAGCCAGTTCGCAGAGCCGAGTACACCGCTTTATATCCAGCTCTGTTTCACCTTGACCCTGTGCGCTGGCGTTATTCAATTGCTGTTTGGTTTGCTGCGTTTTGGCGCAGTGGTGAATTTTGTGTCCCATTCGGTGGTGCTGGGTTTTACCGCTGGGGCGGCGATTGTGATTGGAGTGAGCCAGTTAAAACACGTACTGGGTTTGCAGTACAACTCTGGCGAAACCGCGATTGAAAACTTGCTGCTGCTGGGGAGCCATGCCGTTCATTTTAATGCCAAAGAGCTGTCAGTCGGTATGGTCACCATATTGGTGTGCATAATGTGCAAACGAATTTGGCCGAAGCTCCCCCATATGCTATTGGCGACGCTAGCCTCAATGGCTTTTGCCTTGTGGATGAATCAGGCAGGATACCCGGTTTTGATGGTGAGCGAGGTGAGCAGCAGTTCTCTCAGTCTCTCCTCGCCATTTGCCGGATTGAGCCATGTTGAACCCATGCTGGGGGGAATTGTCGCGGTGGCGATGCTCGGTTTAGTCGAAGCGATTTCAATCAGCCGCTCAGTCGCGCTCAAGTCACGTCAATCACTGGACAGCAACCAAGAATTTGTTGGTCAAGGCCTCTCCAACATTGTGGGATCGTTTTTCTCTTGTTACGTCTCTTCCGGTTCGTTTACGCGTAGTGGCGTTAACTACAGCAGTGGTGCGAAAACACCATTAGCAGCGGTATTTGCTGCGCTTTTGTTGTTGGTGATCATGCTGTTGCTTGCCCCTTATGCGGCTTACATTCCCATCGCGGGGATGGGCGGTTTACTCTTGGTGGTTGCTTGGTATTTAGTCGATGTTCACCACATTACCACCATCGTCAAACACGACAAAAAGGAAGCGGTGGTGTTGGTTGCCACCTGTTTGGCGGCGCTGTTTCTTCATCTTGAACTCTCCATCTATGTCGGCGTTGGTGCTTCGCTGTTTTTTTATCTACGTAAAACCTCGCGCCCAGCGATTGAACGGCTGAGCCACGATGAGCTGAACCTTGAGCAGCAGGACGACATTGCGGTGATCCGTATTAATGGCTCGATATTTTTTGGCTGCGTGCAATATCTTCATCAAGAGATGCAGAACGTCAGTGCTAAGCATCTGATTATTCTCGGCCGAGGCATCAACTTTATTGATCACCTTGGGGTGCAAATGCTCGATGACTATGTCTCCACCAGTGGTCGCCACGTTTATTTCTGCCGTTTTAAAGCCAGCGCCAAAGCGTCATTGCTCAATGGCGCAACGTCGGTGCGTGAAGAGCATTTTTCTGAACGGTTGACACCACTGTTAACGCTAATTTGTAAGGGATAA
- a CDS encoding OprD family outer membrane porin, producing the protein MEYMDMQHRINLSLISTAVLAALTSGTAFANDVDPNDIRNQSAAAVDLATEAKQAFYDGSTSRLHSFLYIRDREQKNMTTGEWSPNIENQTLQLAWDYKSGYFKDTIGLDIWANTNLQLGNTTGMSEILYFDHECQNNPAYDGKGCEKSYAALSVAALKAKFGNEDVGLALRGGYTQINIGTIRSSWGLNPHAYRGLEAKAHFGNLIVGYAIADQFKNDWRKEFLPMTTKWHQNQLKGADTTNTVIDHIQTLGAIYKFDQGQIDVGYGVGKDYRQNWQALGKYNFDLGSAKVGLSAFYHGSILEKSALTTNVVSNKEEAQSYLGLGANIKHGGFTWIAGVSSTDTGGQELSYNFRLTPWANSDNRNFQQTTSGLDDYNADGTKAVKLAVNYNFASWDLPELTAGIGGNYGTNVRSSLTEKEYDGSMHSFDWNIGYKFMDGALEGLNIRTFRSKFRGNDIVHKADRNDTKVLISYSVKLK; encoded by the coding sequence ATGGAATATATGGATATGCAACATAGAATCAATCTTTCTCTGATCTCTACCGCTGTACTGGCCGCCCTAACTTCCGGTACTGCTTTCGCCAATGATGTCGACCCAAACGATATTCGTAACCAGAGTGCCGCTGCAGTTGACCTAGCCACTGAAGCCAAACAGGCTTTTTATGATGGCTCGACCTCTCGCCTACACTCATTCTTATACATTCGTGACCGCGAGCAGAAAAACATGACCACGGGTGAATGGTCGCCAAACATTGAAAACCAAACTCTGCAACTGGCATGGGACTACAAATCAGGCTATTTCAAAGACACCATCGGCTTGGATATCTGGGCGAACACCAACCTGCAACTTGGCAATACCACTGGCATGTCGGAGATCCTTTACTTTGATCATGAGTGTCAAAACAACCCAGCCTACGATGGCAAGGGGTGTGAGAAGTCTTATGCTGCACTCTCAGTCGCCGCACTAAAAGCGAAGTTTGGTAACGAGGATGTTGGCCTTGCTCTGCGTGGTGGTTACACACAAATTAACATTGGTACCATTCGTTCTAGCTGGGGCCTGAACCCACACGCTTATCGTGGTCTTGAAGCCAAAGCGCATTTTGGTAACTTGATTGTCGGCTACGCAATTGCGGACCAATTTAAGAACGATTGGCGCAAAGAGTTTTTGCCAATGACCACCAAATGGCACCAAAACCAATTGAAAGGCGCTGACACCACCAACACGGTGATCGACCACATTCAAACACTCGGTGCGATCTATAAGTTCGACCAAGGCCAAATTGACGTCGGTTACGGTGTGGGTAAAGACTACCGTCAAAACTGGCAAGCCCTAGGGAAATACAATTTCGATCTAGGTTCGGCCAAAGTGGGCCTAAGCGCGTTCTACCACGGTTCGATTCTAGAAAAGAGTGCTTTAACTACCAACGTAGTGAGCAACAAAGAGGAAGCACAAAGCTATCTTGGCCTTGGTGCCAACATTAAGCACGGCGGCTTTACGTGGATTGCGGGCGTCAGCAGCACCGACACCGGTGGTCAAGAGCTTAGCTACAACTTCCGCCTTACCCCTTGGGCAAACTCGGACAACCGTAACTTCCAGCAAACCACCTCTGGCCTAGATGACTACAACGCTGACGGTACCAAAGCGGTTAAATTGGCGGTGAACTACAACTTTGCCAGCTGGGATCTGCCAGAGCTGACCGCGGGTATCGGTGGTAACTACGGTACCAATGTTCGCTCAAGCTTAACTGAAAAAGAATACGATGGCTCTATGCACTCTTTCGATTGGAACATCGGCTACAAGTTCATGGATGGCGCATTGGAAGGCCTAAATATTCGCACCTTCCGCAGCAAATTCCGTGGCAACGACATCGTACACAAAGCGGATCGTAACGATACAAAAGTGCTGATTTCATACAGCGTAAAACTCAAATAA
- a CDS encoding methyl-accepting chemotaxis protein, which produces MGKNTSIIRRIQLLVILLTLVLISVCGLSIWQGKQLIHQLDQLSEHTMRQMQRQAMSLSLVGNIENRILSIPAAESLENASSELLQPMSTLQERLSSHSFSRRHTEGLLDETQQLLDKALLGSGMRAELEKKRQAHQLAITKVKRKIYALAVSSDDMNTTMLVDSVSSDIDGLSFNINRALTSDDPAAISQLREKNRALARSIEEKSKQLKTRSRQYGQRDAALVSKVLLDAFESSGVVYAQLLLAENQKQVQQQAQQLAHRLSKVGEQLEVANQQLLEEVALRVENAQADQALYHVQLIGFVLLIGGFSCVIAINVSSTLKRSLRLLIGTIQRMAESDLTQSVPNSLPAEFGRLARHLEQLRQSQLAMIDTLTHSSTKLNQVIQQNGQRTSGLTQALQQQAERTASVVHHTHQLTQFIGDIDDESESGARQATLASQEAYNGSLNVNENIERHLALEHKLQLAVETMHRLKQSAAQINLAMKFIDEVAQQTNLLALNAAIESARAGAHGRGFAVVSDEVRTLAERTSGSVVEVRDIIDVLHHDVDTAVVQIEHCNREMQDSMNSAKQAVESVNRVKTCLDLSSQTAQSISAATKQQRSLTRKIAAKIAEIQSDSQTNLDQISHLVTTGNELQTMAAQQQKLVAQYVV; this is translated from the coding sequence ATGGGGAAGAACACCTCTATCATTCGGCGTATTCAACTGTTGGTAATACTGTTAACGCTGGTGCTTATTTCGGTCTGTGGTTTATCGATATGGCAGGGAAAGCAATTGATTCATCAACTCGATCAGTTGTCTGAACATACGATGCGACAAATGCAGCGCCAAGCGATGAGCTTAAGTTTAGTCGGTAATATTGAAAATCGAATTCTTTCTATCCCAGCCGCAGAGTCGCTGGAAAACGCATCATCGGAACTGTTGCAGCCGATGTCGACGTTGCAAGAGCGTTTGTCTTCCCATTCTTTCTCAAGGAGACATACAGAAGGGTTGCTGGATGAAACCCAGCAGCTATTGGATAAAGCGCTTTTAGGCTCTGGAATGCGTGCTGAGTTAGAGAAAAAACGGCAAGCGCATCAACTCGCCATCACCAAAGTGAAACGTAAAATTTACGCTTTGGCCGTCAGTTCGGACGACATGAACACTACCATGCTGGTAGACAGTGTGAGCAGTGATATTGATGGCTTGAGTTTTAATATTAACCGCGCATTAACCAGTGACGATCCCGCTGCCATCAGTCAGTTAAGAGAGAAGAATCGCGCGCTAGCTCGATCGATAGAGGAGAAGAGTAAGCAGTTAAAAACGCGCAGTCGCCAATATGGTCAACGCGATGCCGCTTTGGTCAGCAAAGTACTGTTGGATGCGTTTGAATCCTCGGGGGTGGTGTACGCTCAGCTGCTGTTGGCTGAAAACCAAAAGCAGGTTCAGCAGCAAGCTCAGCAACTTGCCCACCGTTTATCTAAGGTGGGAGAGCAGCTTGAAGTGGCCAACCAACAGCTGTTGGAAGAGGTCGCGCTGAGAGTTGAAAATGCGCAAGCTGATCAAGCGCTTTATCACGTTCAATTGATTGGCTTTGTCTTACTGATTGGCGGCTTCAGCTGTGTCATAGCGATCAATGTGTCGAGTACACTCAAACGTAGCCTGCGGTTACTGATTGGTACGATTCAGCGGATGGCGGAGAGTGATCTGACCCAATCGGTGCCCAACTCATTGCCTGCTGAGTTTGGCCGATTAGCCCGCCATTTAGAGCAGTTGCGTCAGTCTCAACTGGCGATGATTGACACCCTCACCCACAGTTCTACGAAATTAAACCAAGTCATCCAACAGAATGGCCAGCGAACTTCAGGCCTAACTCAGGCGTTGCAACAGCAAGCCGAGCGAACAGCGAGCGTCGTTCATCACACACATCAACTCACGCAGTTTATTGGCGATATTGATGATGAAAGTGAATCCGGAGCACGTCAGGCGACACTAGCAAGCCAAGAAGCGTATAACGGTTCTTTGAACGTCAATGAAAATATTGAGCGTCATTTGGCGTTAGAACACAAACTGCAATTGGCGGTAGAGACCATGCATCGTCTAAAGCAGAGTGCCGCACAGATAAATTTAGCGATGAAATTCATTGATGAAGTCGCCCAGCAAACCAACTTGTTGGCGTTAAACGCGGCAATTGAATCCGCGAGGGCAGGCGCGCATGGGCGTGGGTTTGCGGTGGTGTCCGATGAAGTGAGAACCTTAGCCGAGCGCACCTCAGGCTCGGTGGTGGAAGTGCGTGACATCATTGATGTGCTTCATCATGACGTAGACACCGCGGTAGTGCAGATAGAGCACTGTAATCGAGAGATGCAGGATTCGATGAACAGTGCCAAACAGGCCGTCGAATCGGTCAACCGCGTGAAAACGTGCCTAGATCTGAGCAGTCAAACTGCGCAATCCATCTCAGCAGCAACAAAGCAGCAGCGCAGCTTAACGCGGAAAATCGCGGCGAAAATTGCCGAAATTCAAAGCGATTCACAGACCAACTTAGACCAAATCAGCCATTTGGTGACGACTGGAAACGAGTTGCAAACCATGGCTGCCCAGCAGCAAAAATTGGTCGCTCAATACGTTGTGTGA
- a CDS encoding dipeptide ABC transporter ATP-binding protein has product MKQRILQVKDLNVSFPTSTEHFHAVKGVSFDLYRGETLSVIGESGSGKSVTSSAIMQLLDKPGRIDSGEILYQNEQGQIIDIAQMDPRSKEMRYMRCFNISLVSQEPMAALSPVHTVGDQIKEVLCLVEPNITKERAHTRTLELLYQVQMPEPESLINKYSFELSGGQRQRVVIAMAIASNPDILIADEPTTALDVTTQAEILDLFAELQQQFGMAILFITHDLGVVAQISDRVAVMEKGVLVECGEVRQIFENPQHPYTCKLMEATRALEKPSKVKVPFALDVNNAPRPILDLSGVSKIFEKPSKMFQKKRFMTAVDNASLTLYPGESLGIVGESGSGKSTLGRAILGMSPASTGSIQYVDEDSGREIELSDYKRQKRDPLFADLRLIFQDPWSSLNPRMTVFDIIEEPLLKLRTEMSKKQREERVRNIMKWVGLPPEFSSRYPHAFSGGQRQRIVIARALVTIPKVVIADEATAALDVSLRSQVLDLLIEFQNTYGTAFILITHDIATVKYFCDRLLVLQHGHIVEQGSVEQVIFNPQQAYTKQLIAAVPVAELPPEEAAKKIA; this is encoded by the coding sequence ATGAAACAACGCATTCTTCAAGTAAAAGATCTCAACGTAAGCTTCCCGACCAGTACGGAACATTTTCACGCAGTTAAAGGGGTCAGTTTTGACCTCTATCGCGGCGAAACATTGTCGGTCATTGGTGAGTCAGGCTCTGGCAAATCGGTGACGTCGTCCGCCATCATGCAGTTGTTGGACAAACCGGGCCGTATTGATTCGGGTGAAATCCTTTACCAAAACGAGCAAGGGCAGATCATCGACATCGCGCAAATGGATCCGCGCAGTAAAGAGATGCGCTACATGCGCTGCTTCAACATCTCCTTGGTATCGCAAGAACCGATGGCGGCGCTCAGTCCAGTGCATACTGTGGGTGACCAAATCAAAGAAGTGCTCTGTTTGGTTGAGCCGAACATCACCAAAGAGCGAGCGCACACACGCACGTTAGAACTGCTATATCAAGTGCAAATGCCAGAGCCGGAAAGTTTGATCAACAAGTACTCGTTTGAACTCTCCGGGGGGCAGCGTCAACGTGTGGTGATCGCTATGGCGATTGCCTCCAATCCAGATATCTTGATTGCCGATGAGCCAACCACGGCGCTGGATGTGACCACACAGGCGGAGATTCTCGACCTGTTTGCCGAGCTGCAACAGCAATTTGGCATGGCGATTCTGTTCATTACCCACGACTTGGGTGTCGTGGCACAGATTTCCGATCGCGTCGCGGTGATGGAAAAAGGCGTATTAGTGGAGTGTGGCGAGGTACGGCAGATTTTTGAGAACCCTCAACACCCCTACACGTGCAAGTTAATGGAAGCGACGCGCGCTTTGGAAAAACCGTCCAAAGTGAAAGTGCCGTTTGCGCTGGATGTGAATAATGCGCCCCGTCCGATTTTGGATTTGAGTGGCGTGAGCAAAATCTTTGAAAAACCCTCGAAGATGTTCCAGAAAAAGCGTTTTATGACGGCGGTCGATAACGCCAGTTTAACCCTTTATCCGGGGGAATCTTTAGGCATCGTTGGCGAATCGGGTTCCGGAAAAAGTACTTTGGGCCGTGCGATTTTGGGCATGTCACCAGCGAGCACGGGTTCGATCCAATACGTGGATGAGGACTCAGGGCGTGAAATTGAACTGTCTGATTACAAGCGTCAGAAACGCGATCCTTTGTTTGCCGATCTGCGTTTGATCTTTCAAGACCCATGGTCATCACTCAATCCACGCATGACGGTGTTTGACATCATTGAAGAGCCGCTTTTGAAGCTACGCACCGAAATGAGCAAAAAACAGCGTGAAGAGCGAGTACGCAACATCATGAAATGGGTTGGGCTTCCGCCAGAATTCTCCAGTCGCTACCCGCATGCTTTCTCAGGCGGTCAGCGCCAGCGCATCGTGATTGCACGCGCTTTGGTCACCATTCCTAAAGTGGTGATTGCCGATGAAGCGACTGCAGCACTGGATGTATCGCTGCGTTCTCAGGTGTTAGATCTGCTGATTGAGTTCCAAAATACCTATGGCACGGCGTTTATCCTCATCACCCACGACATCGCAACCGTGAAATATTTCTGTGATCGCCTGCTGGTGTTGCAACATGGCCATATTGTTGAGCAAGGAAGCGTTGAGCAGGTCATTTTCAACCCGCAGCAAGCCTATACCAAACAACTGATTGCGGCGGTGCCTGTCGCTGAGCTCCCACCGGAGGAAGCGGCAAAAAAGATTGCATAG